Within the Takifugu flavidus isolate HTHZ2018 chromosome 20, ASM371156v2, whole genome shotgun sequence genome, the region CGTCTGAAGCTCCGTCTGCGCCTGAACTCCGCGATGCGCCGCTGGTCGGTGCCCAAAGACGTGCGGCGCACGAACCGCCTGTGCATCAGGATCAGGGCGCCGCAAACCATCACGTTGCATATGATCGTAGACAGCACGATGACGGAATTGGTCCCCGCGTACATCAGATTAAAAGTCTTGACTGTTGCGCTGTCATTGTGCCAGTTGATGAAACACCAGGTCCCGGACTTCTGGCGCATCACCTGGCCGAAGCCGACGCTGGGAAGCGCGCAAAACACCACGTTGGAGATGTAAATGACGACGAGAGTCAACGCGGCGACCTTTTGGTTGATGTACTCGTTGTAAAAATACGGGTGGTTTATTGCCAAGTACCTTTCCACCGACATGGCGAAGACGATGCTGAGCTGCACCACGAAAAAGAAGAGCAGGATGAAGCCGCAGTACTGGCACAGCGCCTCGCCGCCCGGCCAGGTGCCCTTCACGTACGTCGCGATGGTGACGGGGCTGACGAGCAGGGTCCCCAAGAGGTCAGTCACTGCCAGACCACACACAAGCGTGTAAAAAGTCGTCTCCTTCTGTTCCTTTCTCGATATTCGCAAAACCACGATGGCAACGGTGTTTCCCACCACCCCGAAAATGAACATGATCGACGGGATGGTGGGCGGCGGAAATTTCCTTCCCGGTGCTGCCGTGATGTTCATGACCGCGGGGATGATTTTTCACCTTATCACACCAAGCAAATGTCCAAATTAGAGACACTGTCCATGACTCCACATGTCCAAAATAACAAACCCATTCTTTCCAAACGTTTGCTTTTTACGCACATGCGTTAAACTCCATGTTCAAAGTCCAGGCACATTCCACTCCCGTCGGAAGAAAGCTGCACTTTATTCTGGCACACGTGGAGCTGACTGGGAAGTTTTGTTTCTCTTGGCTCCTCCTCTCACTCAATATTACCGAGGGAGATGTTCTGACGCGCACGGCTGAGTAACAACCATTTGCGCACGAGGTTCCAGGCCTGTTTTCAGTTCCTTATTGTTTTGCCACGCGCGCGGGCACACCCTCACGTCCAGGCATGCACAgcaaaatgaaatgtaaagtCATACACTACATAAACCCAGGCTGATGTAGTACCAGATATTAACTGTTGAAACATACCACAGTATGTGCGCACTAATAACTTGCAGATGTCCTCCTGACATTGTTTACGTCACAGTTTATCCATATTATCTGACAGGCATGGCCTCTTTGTTTTAAGCACATGAAAAAAGACATCTTTTAGTGTTTGGTGAAACTTTAAGTTTTACAGACTGGAAGTCACGCTTAAAGCCTTTTATGGTGCCCAGTCCTCTGGATTCATTTCACCTTTGTTCTATCAGAATATTTGACACTGATATTTCTGGAAAATATTAGGTCTTCTTTCTGGGATGGATCACAAATTGCTATGCCTGCAGCCTTTGCCTGAAGGAATGTTCTCAGAGTGGGATTCTGGTCTCTTGGCCAAATCAACAGGTTGTAGACACTCAACATGTGGTTCCACAACACCACCCTAGTTTTTTTTGCctttagcagcagctgaggaCACCTGTTTCCCGCCTTTCCCTATAATTCAGGGTTTAATTGTTCATTTCTTATCTTAATGCTATTCTCCTTCACCAATTTTTGATCTTTGGCAGATTGTGTGCGTGCGTTATCTCcaccatcagctgctgcagaggagcaggaaaatgTCTCGGTTTATTTAGGAGCGTCTTCATGGGTTTGCTGAATCCATCAGTGCATGACTGACACATGATACATGACTCTTGCTATTGTGATAGAAATCTCTGGCTGTTTGTTCATGTCGTTACACTTCTGCAAGATATGgcttcacctgtgctgttgAGCAAATTGTGCATCACTTCTCGAACGTGTCCAACGTTTAGCAGGCAGATGCAACCAGGaagcaaaaaagagaaatttaaAAAGCAAAGCACACAAAACATCAAATACAAACTTGATAAAATAATTTGTGAGTTTTGTCCTTGGTTTGAAGTAAATATGTTGATTCTCAAATATTTGGCTTGCAGGTGTGTCACAGCACAACTTGCACATTCATGTTTACGcaacatttttctccttttttcccagAAGTAAATTCCCTTCTCTTGTAATTAAGGTCTCATATGAGTGGTGTTGTTACCGCACAGATTTCCAAGCCACCATGTCTTTAAAGACTGGAAAGTGTCACGAACCAGAACATGAAACTTGGCAGCCCGGGTGACTCACATGGCTCTCAGCCTGGGAAAAGCAACCCGTAAAAAATTGGTTTTGAGTTGCTCCCACCAAACCCACCTCAATTCCCTCATGTCAACATGGGTCCAGGCAGGGTCGCGTGTGAGGCAGGTCATGAGACAGCGGCAGATTTTCCACAGGTCCCCCGAGACCtaaagaaaacagtgaaaaaccTTGATGTTCTGAGAAGCTGCAGAGCATTCTCCTCCTGCCAGTAGCTGCACTTTGCAGCCTGGGCGCGGGCCCGTTGGGTTCATCAGCATTCCGTGCCAACACATTCAGATTCTAATTATAGCTTTTGGCCGATGTTTTGATCCAAATCAAAGAACAAATCGACGACATGCAAGCCCCGATTTGTTTGACAATTCATTCTTAAACTCAAATGAAACTGTGTTTCTCTTGAAAGGGGCAAAACCATCCTGAAACGGAGGAAACGGCTTCATCCCCATCACACATCCCAGACAAAATTCCCCTGTGGCCAGTGAGGAGTGAACCCCCCGAGGAGCCTGCAACTGCTCCTCCTCAGTGGTGCAGATCAAAGGTGGGACACTTGGATAGGGACACGTCCAAGCTGTAACCATAATAAAACACGTTCCAAAAGTGATACGAAGACTAAAAATTAACTTGCTGCTATTAAAGAGAAGCAAACAAGGATGTTACCAGCCAGTAACTAAGTAACTTTTATGAGAGTAATGCTTAATCTGTTAAGTTTTTAATCAGGAAGTTTTAACTTCCTGAAGGCAAGGTCTAAAAATAGTTACAATATGGGTTTTCCCTCCATAATTGACTTTAAGATATTAGTTTTAACAGGTTAATtattcaagaaaagaaaaaacccacaaagtTTGAACTCAAACGAGGACGGAGGTTATTAACACAAAACTGAAACTGTAGCATTTCGTTGTGGTTTCTTACTGTCAGAACCGCACCCACATGATGGAAAAATCATCtcaaacagaaaatgtaaacacatcATTTTGGAAGATATTTTTCAATCATTGAGGAAACACGAAGCAGGAAGGTCAAATTTTCCCTTCGATTCTTAAGCTTTTcgctgttaaaaaaacaaacattttaagaCTCAAACTTCCTTGAACTTTCTTTGAATGACTAGTTAATGTTTGATTTGATGCAGGCTGATAAGAACTCACATTGGttcagaacaccttcagagaaCTGCCGaaatacccttgagcaaggtagcaaacccacaaatgctcatataggccCTGTGATGACCCGGCGTCTcctccaggggtggacctgccttcaccctctgtgaaccctccccgtgaccctgacagggataaagcggttataAGGATGAGACAATATGAGGCTTCTTCTtagtttattttccatttttatatGAATAAGATATAAACTAAGGAGTAAGATCGCTCATAGTTactaggctttttttttttttttaatttcgcCCATTTTTTATTCTCTGGTAAGAAATTTCATTGTTAAaacttgcatttttaaaatgccatttaaatAACATCCTCATTAAGGATGAAGGTGCTTAATGAGAGAAACAGAAGCAGCCGTTACTGGGCAGCAGTGACGCTCCTGCGTCATCTCCCTCCAGGATCCAGATGGAACGTACAGTCTGTCCCGCACCATCCCGATAACTCAGGCAGCAGTTTTCCACTATCCGGGCCAGAGTGTCCCctcctttattatttttttctttgtggaaGTGAGGGACTGATTTCCTGGACAGCAGACAGCTGTGCACCACGTGCTCAGTGTCATTTCAACAACTCCAGACAACTCTGCCTGCATAGAATTGCCTGAAGCTGTTGCCTGGGTGTCCAGGCATCAGATTTGCATCCGTGAGATAAAGCTCTGTGTTGTTTTCCCAGGCTTTAACTCTTCGTCAGATATCGCATCTTCATcatttgtttgccttttttgtccaataaacacaaacagacagtaGAGCCAGTTTTTAGTTTCCAGTTTTTAGTCCATAAGCTGGTAGCTGTGATCACTTTATGATTTTAAGCTGCACaggccattttttaaaaagtaacccTGAGTCAGAGTTGCCCTTAAATGACCCGAAATGACAGgaacaacaacagtaacaacatcactagcagcagcagcagagtcaatACAGAACACTTTCCTGAATCTCTGTGTCCATGCTTGAGTTCCAGGACTTTTTCCCATGCAGATTTGCATGGATGTGATTGATATGGTCATTTACGGTTTGCCGTGACAGGAAAATTGTCCGGCCTGTCTAACAATAACTAAAGCGAGATGCTCGGTGCCACAACTGCTCTTCTCTGGAATGAAAGCACGCCGGTGCTCAGGAAAACATCATGGAGATGTTTTCTTAATGATGCTTTCACCATTTCATATAAACCCTCATGTTATTCTTGACCTGGTGTGTTTCTGTCAAAGCTTGCTTCTGGAACTGTTGGATGCAGAATATATAAGTGATGAATAATAAATCTTCAGTCCTGCAGGTTGTAGAACAAATATCCTCTTaagaaaacagatgaaaacGTTGCTCTGATCCGCTGAGCTCCGTCTGTTGACAGGTACTTGTTTACCTGCTGGGGACGATGAGCTGCCGCGCCCCAGATCTCTGCCTACCACTCCCTGGAGCTGGGATCATTCCTCTCGagccccaaccccccaccccccgttccGCCTTTTCTGGCAgctctttttctcctcagacCTGCAGATTCCGACACATGTCTAAAAGGTGCACATGGCACCTGGCTGAGAGGAGCTGTTATTGAGGTTCTGTTCAACCTCTGTGAGTCTTTTACAGCCGCGCTGACCTGGTGAACGACCGTAAAGAAATGTCATTATATGAAGGATTCCAGCTTCATGCACATCTTGACCTCTGCGACCAAAACATCTGACTTGACTACAGGATGGGATGAATCTCCGTGGTCAGAAACCCAGACACTGGAACAGGAACAACTTATTTCCTTTATGTATAATTTTGtcaccagaaaaaaaaagacacacacacaggaaatgcttAATATGTCTGTTCTGATGATCTCCAGGGTTAAATTAGTTGTGACTAACATGGACATTAAATGCATCATCTCAAGAGGAGTGGCTGCAAATCACCCACACCCATGTTAAAGATATGCTACTGCATCATATatgactgctgtgtgtgtgtgtgtgtgtgtgtgtgtgtgtgtgtgtgtgtgtgtgtgtgtgtgtgttttcacagcagcagaggcgcGTTAGCTAAAAACgacgcacttcctgttttctttgtggTGGGTGATGCGACAGGAGGCTTCCGTTGTGTCACAGCAGTCTGGCCTGGGTTGACGGAGGTCGGAACATGAGGTggtccatcttcatcatcattcaagcaccacacacacaaggctTCCGTTTCATGTATGACGCCCATCTACACATTTCCTGGACTGGCCCAGCAGCTTGTGGCCGTTAGcgcagtgctgctgctctgtggacCCACGACGTTCCCTCTCTCAAACATGACAGTTCCagcatttgaacatttttttcatattttcattgaGCCAAGTGAGATTTTTCCAGGACTTTTAAAAGCTGCTTGCCCACGCCTTGTTTATTCtatattagattagattcaactttattgttattgcacatgtacaggtacagagcaacaaaatgcagtttagcatctaaccagaagtgcaaaagaagcagcaagtgaggataataacttaataaatacagtatgtgtggttattttttacaatcgtttaccgggttgtgctataaacatattttacagatggtgtttacattaaatgccttagactataagtgcaggagctatttagctatttacataagatagaggagatgtgcaaattaTAAATTACGTGTATACAGATACAGATGATAGAGTGCATGAGTgcgcaggacaggtttaaacagtagctacattggttactaagctagtgagttgttgtgtaaactgctgtagtgtagtgaggtgtggagtgtgtaagggtcagcaggagttcaacagggtcaccgctctggggaagaagctgttcctcagtctactggtctgagtcctgagggttctgtagcgcctcccagagggcaggagggaaaatagtctgtgggcggggtgggaggagtccttgagtatgctgcgtgctcgatgcaggcagcgcttcctctggacatctccGATGGCAGGGAGAGTAGTCCTTGTGATGcgttgggcagttttcaccaccctctgcaaggccttgtgctcagcgatagtgcagcttccataccagactgacacgcagttggtcaggatgctttcaccaggacagccgaggatagctggttcttcctcagtgtcctcaggaagaagaggcgctggtgagccttcttgatgatgctggaggtgtttgtggtccaggacaggtcctctgagatgtgggtccccaggaacttgaagctggagacGTTTGACGGCCAtcccgttgatgtggatggggtcCTGTGTGCCTCCCCTATGATACTGTATCTTCCACATTTCTGCCTCTCAGAGACGCTGGCGTGTTAAAGGTCGTGTCAACACCGTCTGTGGGGTTAAATGGACCAATAAAGGTCATTGTTATCAATGGCCAGATGTGCCAGTGATAACAATCAATGTTTGAAGTCATTTTGCGGTGAGGTGATTGCAAAGTGTTCAAGTGTAATCAAAGCAACAAGTCCAGCAACAGGAGAGCcagataagtgtgtgtgtgtgtgtgtgtgtgtgtgtgtgtgtgtgtgtgtgtgtgtgtgtgtgtgtgggagggggggggcgtctgTGGTCTGAATCAGTGTTTTAAAAGGAAAGctgactgtttattttttgGGAAGCTGGGGAATTTTTCCTAATTGATTGCATTTCTTTCCCATAAACACTTTTCAGTCTTATCTTGCAATATCATGTGTCTAGACACTTTACATCTTAGCTCCTCTCAGCCACAAATCACAGAACGTTTTTGTGCTATGGTTGACATAAGCTTGGACGTGTTgcccaatgtttttttttgggtttttttaaagctcTATTAAGTCCTGACTAACTGAGGTTGCTGGGATCCAGCCCATCATTTattgggtgagaggcaggagtcCACCAGTCACCAGTGGAACCCCAACCTTAATGTAGCCCAACCCCGAACCTAAAGTTACCCTTAGAAACGATGTTTTCTGCTTATGATCTTGGACTCCAGCCTAAATGTATGGGTGGACTTCCTCAGTAAAGGTCcaacatgtaaacatgtttactttcatttacacattttcctATGTAATTGTTTCcatgaccccctcccccccccccaacagcagTGGCTCTACATAACAGTGATCACCAACCTTTCAATGACAGCTGTCAAACTGCACATACAATATTATCTACACTGATAATAAATGGAGAATGACAAAAGTCAAATTCCTTCCCATGGAGGGATGTCGCTTAGCTATTAATAGCtgattttatttacagtatttacttATTTGTTTGACTAGGAAAAGCAGTCCAGTGAAAAGCTGCCGACCCACTTGGCAGAAGGGAGTAAAGTGCAGATATCCCTGCTGCTGACGTGCCAGGGCAGCTTTCACAGATGCAAAGACAGAATGACCTCGATGACCTTGAAGTCATATAAATATGCATAAATCAACTGGAAACCTCAGTTTTGACTCATATGTGACTTTTCTTTACCTTTGAGTCATTTAGCATTCAACCGCTTGGGATGGAAAACAGGGATTCTGTCCATCAGTAGGTTTATAACTTGAACGTGGCTGATGTTGGCTCAGGTTGGGGAGGGTCTTGGGAACATATGCTGAGACCAGGGTGCATTCCCTCTGCCCCCGAAAAAGTTTTTTACGTCATATTTGGATTTTTCTGGCCtccaaaaaaaatgtttttctacATTCTTGGTTGTTTGCCCACATTCTCCTGGTGGCCATAAAGCTTATCCCAATTTGATCCTATTTTTTTCCTGTAAGGGTAAAGAAGCCACTGGTTTGCTGTTTGCactttattctatttttttaatttatgataCGTCAATGATACAGATGCAGTTGTTACACTGAACTGTTTTATGATGAATTCTCGCGAATCCACTGGTCTTCAGGGGGTTTAAAGCAAGATGGCTCTAAGACACTTAGCAAGCAGTTGTTTGTTGATGAACACCATCAGATAAATGGAACAAGGGTGGAGGAGACTCAAGCatctttttgaaaaaaataaatgaataaattactcCCATGCTAAATTCCTGAGTTTTGCTTGACGCACTCCTCCTTTTAAGATTTATTCTCCAAAATCCAGTGCACATGGACAATATTAGTTTGTTTCTTCCCATGTAAACAGTCACAACAGCGGAGTGTTTGTGCCGGTGCATTGTCCACTATGGGTTTTTGGACAAACATTAATCAACTCCTTGGTCGATTATATCCAGCTCAGGAGGCAGATAGGGAGTGGAAGTTTTTGCAATTGACTGGATCCAGATCAGAGAACCTCTGAGTGGAGAACAGCAAATTTTCTTGAACTGCATAGAGGAACCATTTCCCTTTTTGTGTTCTGAAATTAGGACCTCAAAAGGGGAAGCATTTGATATGCAGAGCACAAGCATCAAGAGAGTAATTTCCCCCTCATCCTTTAAAATTAATCTATGGTTGCTTTTGTTTGTTATTATGGTAGATTTGTGAGATGCTGAagactttgtttgtttgtttgtttattgtgatcattttaatatttaccAGGTTAAGAGATCGAATACATTCAAAGGGGAAGGCAGTAAAATTATTAAGAGGTTTATAAAGTTTAAATTTGCAGCTCTCAGTTTTCTAACACAGTAGCTGCAAATTAGCTGTAATTCCAGTTCTTATTTTTACTGTCCTATTATAACCGCACATCCCCCACATACAAATCAAAAAAGGGGGGGAATACTATCTGTTTGTTCACATTCTTTTTACTTTGTATAACATTATTGAGAAAAACATAACTAAAAACCAAATCGTGCAAAAATACAAACCTTTACAAGCCTAAAATCTCTGCAGATGTCATTCTTCATCGCCACCGCAAGAGGGCGCCATCTGTCTATAACATAACCTCCGCTGCGGGCTGCAACAGTTCCTGTCTTCAAAAACGCGTGAATGCATGTAATTGTTTAGAGATTCATGGGGGTTTGTGGATTTGCAGGTGAATTATTAATATGTCCCCATCTCCCTGACGTCTTATACACTTAGTGTAGAACCTGTACTGAATAAtctatttctgctttttctgctgTGTCATCCCAGTAcatcgttttttttttaaattgttttttattttttgtaaatcaCTGAACTCCTTTTGTTCGATTGTTGGAACCGCTGTTGCATTTTCAATCTCTCCGCCCACTAAACCATAGCTGAAGCCCGCTGGGGTCACTGCCAAAAACGCCATTTTCACCGCAGCCAATAACACTGTCTGCGCCTCAGGGAGTCAGCAAACTGCAGATATTCTGAAGACCTGAGGTCTGAACACGGTGAAGGACACCAGGTGGGTTATCCAAATGTCGTATTTTAAGGATTCCACATTTTCTATTCCAAGTTCTACTGAGCACATCGTTTCTGGAACACTTTGTCTCTGTGCTCCTGCCCTCTCTGCCATGTTCAGactctgtttgtctgcctgtctggctctctcactcacacacacacacacacacacacacacacgcacacacacactagtgctCTGCAGGGTGGTGACTGACCCAGACAAACAGCAGATATCAGACATGTTTTTTCCTCTACAGGAAGATGGATCCTGTATGTGTGCAtcatctgctgcttcctcttttaCAGGTTTCCACACTTAAAAATGAATGCACATGTCCTTTCAGTGCCTTTTACTTTAAAGCACAATATCTTAACACAACGTGTGACACATGTCAAATGTCACGGTGACTTACATCAGCACAAACTTTAGCTTCGTACTGTATAGATATTGACAAACAAACA harbors:
- the ptger4b gene encoding prostaglandin E receptor 4 (subtype EP4) b, which produces MNITAAPGRKFPPPTIPSIMFIFGVVGNTVAIVVLRISRKEQKETTFYTLVCGLAVTDLLGTLLVSPVTIATYVKGTWPGGEALCQYCGFILLFFFVVQLSIVFAMSVERYLAINHPYFYNEYINQKVAALTLVVIYISNVVFCALPSVGFGQVMRQKSGTWCFINWHNDSATVKTFNLMYAGTNSVIVLSTIICNVMVCGALILMHRRFVRRTSLGTDQRRIAEFRRRRSFRRLAGAEVQMVILLIATSAVVLICSIPLLLRIFMNQLQGSGRDPLAELSRDLQAIRMASVNPILDPWIYILLRKTVVLKLMEKIKCLFCKMGRRRRGEGAHFRCTDDGHLSFSVISRDCPSLMSHELQDLVNTSQTFLLQTVGHHKRASQVGPEQDEAPQSGFGRGGYESVVVAGSEKDSSIHVTFTEQITNRQEKSI